TCTAGATCTGGCAACAAGCCCATAGTTGTTGTTTCATGGTTTCCCCTAAAACCGAATTTCGTCTACTCGAGTCGAAACCAACTCAACCCATGCATATGTTGAGAAGTTCAGGGACTATGgtgaattttttgggtttgatacGATCACCTTGATGGGGTtcaaatttgttgtgttttaataaataaaatcagtttgtgaattatttgaattttatgtgttttttcttgatcaaatcttaaatatcttatttaacaacaaaaaactttgtcatttatcataccaacaaaaaaatatattaaatcacataaggttaaaaaaaaaaaaaaaatagagtatcCATTCAACATTCGATACAAACAAATGATACCATatggaagaagaaagaaaaaaaaaatcccaacaattttttagtttatattgctCACTACTCACTACATCACAACAATTTTAAGCAATGAAAGAAATGTTCAAGGACATTTGGGTCCTCCTCTCTTGGTCTTCCAGTTATTGTAGCAAGGGCAGAATTCCTTGTTCCCATAAGTTCCTGGAGGAACACATAAGCATTTAGCACAACACTTTTGGCAGAAGAACATGCATGGCTTTTTGAATGCTGTTTTTGAACATCTTTGGGTGCAACGTGGAGAACATTCTGCAATATTCAAGTACATACAAAAACAATATGGTGAGtctcttttcaaaaatttattccAAAGAATAATCTAAAGAAAGTGCTCCactggaaattttttctctcttcttgttaatttaatttatttgtaatttgattaagagaaaaacaatttttcaaaaaattattgaaatttacTTCGAAACTTTTATCAGTCATATATAATTCTATTAATCTAATGTGACTTCAAGatgctttaattaattaaactgCCGTTACCTTGAGGTTGAAGACTGCCTTGGGTTACGCCATGCtgaatttcaatgaaaaaaaaaactaacattaagaatttcacaaaaattctaaaaataattatggGATTTTCAGAAATTATATGGAATGTCTATTTACAAATACATCTGGagaaaattttgttcattttacaAAAATTCTCACCATGGGAAAGGGGCTAATTTGATGTGGCTGTGGAGTTGGAGCCTCAGTGATGATAGCCGCCTGAAAAAGCATTTAAGGACATATTattagcaataaataaatagggAGATgcttagagaaaaagaaaaagaaaaaaataggtacgatgaaatttaaataatgatcTCGTCGATTAAACTAATTGAAACCCACcaatttgagaaaaatatttacaataatGCATTTGGGAACAAAAGACCAATTGTACAATGATAATGATACAAATACATAGTGGACAAAAAGGGACAATCATGAAATAGATAACATGAATGTCCAAGAATAAAATAGGGCTGCCCAAATAATTCTCAATATGGTCTCACTATTAGCATAACTTTTTCTACCACAAATCATAACATGTTATCTCAATAatcatgaaaaaataattataaaaaatgttatgtgtATCTGTACTTATTACCTTTGAACTTTGAATAGGTGAAATCTTGCAATAGTGGCATGTGAAATTTAGTTCTTAAAGGTAGCTTGTAGCATAGTTGAGGTTTTTCCCTACAAATGGTCTTTCATCAACTTATCATGCATAGCTGCATACAAAGAAGTGAACGATGAAGTTCACTAAACTACCATGTTGTCGACTCATGATCACCTTGTCACCCAATGACTCTCATacttttattctttcttcttttcaattattattttattgagggTAAAATTAACTTAATTTTGAAAGTTGAGGGTCGACATTGACACAATAAATAGTTGAAGAATAAAATTGACATAATTAAATATGTAtagaaatgaaattgaaaaaacccAGTTACAAAGAACTAATAAAAGTGTAATTTGACCCTTTTAtttaccaaacaaacaaaaaagaaatagaattatCCAATTTTTTGCAAATAGCTAACACTAAGTAGAGTCTAGAGTGAGAGGTATCTTCACTACAATGTCTCCACTTTAGGTCTTAATCACTCttaaatcaaagagagaaatgttgaggtaaaagaaaaaaaaatcaaaaagagtAATAAGATTGTAGCTTACATGGTTCTCTACTAGTAAATGCAGCATCGTGATGACTACAGAGAACATTATAAGGCATAGCTTCACTGCCATTGTAGAGAGAGTGAATTTTGGTGATTATGTGAAGGTGGATGCTTATCATTTGTCATGGAAGTTTAGAGTATTTATAGCAGTTACAGACAGCAATATGGACAAAATTTGTAGCTTCCAAAATGACAAATACATTTATTGCAAAGGACAAAATACACAAATATAGAGTATCAATTGAAATGACCAAATTGTACCCTTCAACTAGTTTATGTTTGGGCAATAATAATGAAACTGtactttgaaattattgcattgCTTTCTACCCTTATCCATTGTATGTAAAAAGAAATAGTAACAAGAAGGGAAAGTCATCTCATTAGTTctttagtttgtttattttgtggataaagatttagatttttggaaaataatactCTTCATCTCTTAATTGGGCAAGTatctcaaatttgaaaattttcgaTTTAGcccttgaaataaaaaaataaaataaaaacagttttGCACATCTGTTTTTCTATTTATGTGATTAGCAAGATGCTTAAATACCCCATTTTTAGGGACTGAGTCGAACAAATCTCATATTTAAGGTCCAAAATCAAACAGAGCCTCTAGACGGATgaacaaaattatttcattttttttttagaaactaaatcctaattttttaaatttaaatcacCAACATCAAATTCACCCCAAAGTTTAGAgaccaaaattaattaaattataatggACAATGTTTtgctacaaacttggttgtagccaATGGTTACAActtccactaaaaaaaattaatatgactacacatttaaaaatttaattgttagaTTGCAAgttctttatgttctttaaaAGTATGTGAAATTCTGTCTCAATTGGATGtcatttattattcaatccataaatttatttttatgcataattttagactataaaaacatgaaatttaaacatttaattgatcaCATAACTATTAacctttaattttctagaaattttgcaagtatagaggatagaagaaaaaatatataacccaatgatggatttgtcaaaatttatatctttaataaaaagatattgagtggaATTATAGCAATTGGCTACAACAAAGtttttagaatataatttatatataatttttcaaccaGGTTGTTTCAACCTAAATCATGCTAGTTTCATTATTTAAAGATGAGAGAGATAAAATGGGTTATCAAACAGCTTAGCTTAAGATTAAGGAGATTTTTAATGGGGCCGGTTTGGATTTATGCCTTCTGAACCTTAGAGTAGTGGGTGAGATTCAGGATATGCACATCTATTTTATTATGCTAATCAACTCTAGGCACCAATAGTTTgagattgaattttctttttaatttgcaATGGCATCGCTTTATACATGTAAACCATAGACAAGGATACAAAAGTTTCACtaaagaaattcatatattttgtgTCAATTAAGGAAGGCCAAATTGGTCATGTTCATAAAAGTATGGGTTTGTAATGGTGTTCATTCCAAAGCTTCTTTTGATTCTCATCCACGTGAAATGGGTAGGTTGAAAATGATGTGAGGCCTACTCACATGTGCATTCACATGCCCAACTTTAGGTTCACTAATGCCACTCAAACACAAGTAACACAACAGATATTGATTAAAGAACTAAGCATAAACCATACACTCAACACTCAATATCTCTTCTTTGTCTTCATAGGTGGCAGCTGCCTATTGTTAAAAGGCTTTCTCTTATTCTATTCCACTCCCGTGACTACCTTGTTTTGTTGCTATCTTACTGTTGTAATGTGGAAATCCATCATCCATGTGTGTGtatgagaagagagagagagagatattgcCATAATTAGCCGCCCATCTGAACCATTAGGATTAGGTGTTCTGTTGGTTATGTTAGTTTCCTCTTGTGaactttgcttttgtttctattCATTATTCAAATACCCAATAATTATTTGAATGTTGTttgagaaaatgacaaaaaaaaaaaaaaaaaaaaaactctttttaatgtgtgtgtatatagtTTAGTTAATTGTAAGAATAATTCATGAACCCCACACCACTCAATGATGACACGAATCTTTAAGAAATTAAGACTGGTATTGTGGATCCTTGCATATTAATTATAAAGAATCAAAGGTGTAAGGAAATTTGGATGGATTAGTGTGATAGGtacatgaaaatgcatgagtaCCTTGAAGACTTATAGATTATGTAAATTGCAAAGGCATAGATGTAGAATTGTTATCAGTGTGGATCAAGTTTACCCAACCGAAGACCCATAAAGCATCCACATGGGCTAAAGATGAGTGAAAATTTTAGAGAGAGGATGCATATAGTTATAGAATACATTGTTTCTGGTATGAAATTAACTTAAGCATCATTATTTAGCCCATAAACAAATAATGCAGCACAACCGTGCAATACATAATATAGTATCAGTAACTCTCCCAACAGATGAACACATATTTAACATTGTAACTGCACAATCGAACAAGGTagtcaaaattgaaaatacagaattttcttcttctgtttccTCATTCTGGCTGAGCAACAAGCAATATGGGGAACACGTAGCAATCCcctttttctaattttcaacaatttcacaatGTGTATCTCCTTAAAAATTCAAACAGCCAATGTTTGCTATTTACTTCCTTTCTTGTTTCTCAGTAAACTTAAAATTGAAAGCGTAGAGTGGTTAAATAATTCCCCTATATCGTTTAAAGGGCTTCATCCACTCCCATTTTCCTTTGATTATTTACCGAGGCTCATATACCATTTGATGACATTTTCTTCTCTACCAAATTGTTAAGGGTGATTTCAAGCAGGGAAGGAGGATTAGCATGCATCACTGCATGTCAActtagaaaatataataagtGAAACTGTTAGAATTAATTGTCTAGCAAGAGAAATTGTTAAAGAGCAAGAACTAGGTTGGGTATTAGGATGACCAGCCTTctagagaagaagaaattagaaaaatgaGGAAACTCTCTCTGTTTTATTCAATGAGCTCTGCTGCTAATATTGCAGCTGCTACTTGTCTTGATAACCACAACATTCCCTACAGAAAATCAGATAATCCAGCCTAATCTCAAGTCCTACTCTAACAAACTGCAACTTTTATCATCTTCTTTGTTATCTTGTCACAATCTACTCCAACACATTATTCTTATCAGCAACATTATCATTAGCCTCAAGCATCGATAATCCACGTGTGATCCTATGTCATCGTGATCACTCATGCAACATGGATCCTTCATGCAAGTCTAGCTTGAGCTCTCCATGTAACTCAGTGGGTCCAACTTCCTGGATCATAGAAGAAACCTCAAGGAGAAAGGAGAAAGCTTCTTCAAAGTTTGATGGTTTGGCTTAGAACATCCTTGAGTCTTCAACTAGCTTAGTTATTAAAGATCTTTATCCTCCTACAACAGACTTTAAATCAAATTTCTGTTACGCCTACAACAGAAATTGAAGTAATTACAAGCCagcaatcttttatttatttggaatttGTGAGGCAGAACTGAGgaagaagaaattgagaaaAAGCATTTCTGCACATAGGTAATCCAAACAATAGACAAAACTCATAGGGCCAATAACTCTCAAGTGCCCAAAAATagacagagagaaagagggagaatTAACAGGcaactaaatattttattatattagatCAATCCAAAAACTCTAATTTATGACTAGCCTCATTATACGCGCTTCGTCTgtgcgatgaggctttttttgtagcaaaaacaaaacctgtgtttttatttatatatatcatttttatttttagaatctaatttataaatgaataaagcaatttaaaaatcaataggaTAGTGTCCCTATTTTTTAGACAatattttagtgggagttatAGTTGTATATTTACCGAATTgtcatttagttttgtttttacttaaacATAAAGGTGTAGGgacttttttgaacaaaaaaaatgagaatctcaaatagaaaaaactccttaaatagtagtatatatATCGTTTTTATACTCCAGAGCCACAACATGGAAAAGTACCTATAACTTTCCCACCAGGACCTATTCCCCAATTTAGAATTGGGTGGGGAAGTAAAATAAATCCTTGTTCACACATAGTattgtttttattatcttttttttgcaTAAGGAATAGagaataaacatataaataataaaataagacatATTTAGGCAAAGCAAACAGCTGTGATATATTCTgtattttggatatttttccCAAACAATCTCATATTTGCcgatgacattttttttttttggccaagtGTGCCTATGACATCTGATCCAATCTTGCTATTATATGCTGTTTGTTTCCACTCTCCAAAGGCACTTGAACACTATTGATATTCAACCAATTATAAATCTTTTGCAGTTGCTTGGTTATGAAGTCATGATCAGTTGTGAAGGAGCAATACATGTTGTCTACAAGTACAGAatttgatctataaattttgaattaaggAACCAGTGCATACAAAATAACCAAGCATAAATCCTAAATAAACCAGAAGGCTTCAATAAAAGCATAACCAATCTAAGAAGGAACCAATATTCTTAAATCAACTCATTCCTACAATCCAAGAATTGAATCAGGATGGATAATCATGTGATGAATAGCCCGCAAAATTCTAAATGCAACTGATGAGCAGCATGAAATGGTTGCAGGGGAGAAAATGCTAGTCAAAAAGTGGAAGAATCATTGAATATGAAGACAGTCACGATCTGCAGCAGGCAAGGATTAAATCACAGCAGATATACCAATCCTCTTTCTAGGGGATGAACATCCATGGCAATGGTGACGGAAGAGCAGTACCCAATGTAGACGCTACCctgaacaaataaaaaagtgatagatatagatagatagataaagGAACTAAGTTTGAATTTCAGAAAATATGAAATGATAGAGCAGCAAGAAGAAAACTAAATAGGCAAAGAACACCTTTTCCAGTGAGGACACCACGAGTAGATTTAgcaaaaaaaccaaccaaaacccCAGAAAAGACATTTCTATAGTGAGGCACAACTAGCTCTCCTGAAATATAATTTCCAGttataattaccaaaaaaaaaccacatacaTTGACAGTCAAAGACAGATGTGACATGGTAAAATACAAGCTAGATGTGTGTgcgtgtatgagagagagagagagagagagagagagagagagagggtattTCCTTAGCAAAGCCCAGGTCTTGAAATGAGAGGCTTTGTTAAGACTCATCCCCACAGAAACATCACTAAATAATATCACAAGTGATAATATAGCTAGAGGCCTCCCTTACCTATGCTCAAGAAGTTTCTGTGTAGAAATGAAACCAGAATACTAGATTTCTCTCCATTTTGATTACAATGCAAATTCTCTGATGGAGAATCAAATTTATCAGGACTACAAATCGTAGGATCATCAATCAGATTACTCCAACAAGATACAATTTCAAACAATATCCCAGAAGGAAATCCTTTTCGCATTGCCAACCAAAGGAAATTTTGATATAAGGTGTGGCATGAATAACAGAGATAGCGACTTCAATCAGTATACATATAAGGCTGATGGTTGTGTTCACAATGCTAAAGAAGGAATAGAAAATAGAAGTTGGTAAGAGAAGTAAGTGTGGTGTAAACAGAAGAGATCCAACAACATGTTGCTTCACGGTGTAGTCGTACctatctaatctctgatgaagagGATTCCATTTTCGGCCACTGCCAAAGAATCAGCAATTACATGAATAGCTTGAAACAGGGAAAGAAAATATATGATCTCCGAAATAAGACATGATATTATCAATGAAGTAAGGAAAAAGATATTTTACGCCTTAAAGTTCTGTCTTGCAAAGAATATTGAATCTAGCAAAGTGGACAAGCTGATCTCTTTTAGAGAATAGAATTTCTCATCAACCAAATAGAGAGGAATTCTTCAACTGTCAACAAAAACCTAACCTATTTAGCATAGGAAGTCTcccaaaacttaaaattatttcCTTCAAAAGTAACACTTCTAACTTTCTAAGATATAAGAATATCATTCTTCCATTAAGAATATCATAGCTTTAGACCTAACTTTAGGTGCAAATCTATAATCTTCATCAAAGACTGAAGCCCCGTATTAGTTAGCATTTAAAACCTGATGTACAAATAAAAAGTATACTTCAGAAACCTCATCTTACCTCAGGCCATTATCTTGAAGGAAGATTGGCCAATACAAGATCTGATAGCAGCGGATTCGAATACTTATCCACGTAGACCTGAATATCTTTGCTGATTTAATATATCCACGACTGAGCCAAAACTCAAAAGGATATGGAGAAGTTGAAGAATGAAGTAGTATAAAGTTGATAATGAAGCCATGGACACTGCAAATAGTTGCCAACTGAAGGTTAGAAACCTGAAAGCCAGAACATAGGCCATCAAATATTGCAGACCAAGTGGGAGGGAAGAAGGAAGGTGGGATGCAAGACTAGAGTCTTCAAGAGAAATACCTGCAAACAATAAAAAGCCGAAGAAAGGGCCTCCTAGGGAATGaatttaaaagggaaaaaagtattagggtttcttttagAGGATTATAGCTCAGTCTCTGGAATGATGCTTCTCAGGAATGACCACTACTAAATATGGAAGCacaaaacataattttattacACATTTGCTcaaaacttcaatgatcaatcaATAACAGAATCTATACTTTTtgttaacccaaaaaaaaaaaagaggattcTTGAGAATCTTAacatataaaaaggaaaaaagaaaaaaaagaaaaaaaaaatcctttctaAAGTGCTTGGCCTGCTAATTGAGCCCACATTGGACCTAACTATCAAAGCCAATGTATTAGAACCCTAGTGGTTTATTGGCCCTAACTATTATCAGAACTAAGGATCCAGAAACAAAAGAACACCATGTTTGTGCTCTAGTGCCATTATAGGGTTACCAGCCACCCCCCCTGAATCTGTCTTGTGCCTGTGCTGCCTTCTCCTCTTTCAACTTCTGCACAATTTCAAGTATCTTGGGGTTAAAGAAACGGTCACGAACGTACTTCCTCTCCTCAGCTTGAATTTCTTTGATAGCACTAGGATATGGGTTAGGAGGAGGTTTCTTCCCTTGAAGACGTGCAATCTGCTTCAAGCGAGAATATgcctttttctttgcttttttctcTGCTCGATATTCCATCTAGACACCAAGAAACAACAGCAATTAAAAATTTCTTCACAGGAGGAGGGGGGTGCAGGAGGGGAATAGAAACAGAGGAAGAACAAAATGCAGCAGTTTTTCTGAATTTATGAGTCAGGAATACATACATCAGCTACAGCCATTGCTTCTTCCTCACTAACTCCCTGCTCCTTCAGGTCAAGCACCCGCAAACCAAATATACGAGCTGGAGGGGGATCAAAACCACAGATCCTGTAgaaacacaaagcctaagtgaaTTAATGTTTGActtactattcatgagtccagAAACCAATTTTAATGTTGCTATAGAGATCATGAAAAGACCCAAATCATAAGATAATTGTAGACTTGAAAACAAGGCCTTTATGCAAATTTCTTGATACTCAGCAAGTTAATACAGGAAATAGGCCCACTTATTATCAAGATTCAGTCTGAAAACTTAGCAAATCTTAGAATCCAAAGAAGATGGAATGAATTCAAATTCAATATGAAAGGAactaacaaaataattattctaCAACCATCAATGAGTCACTTGATGGTTGTAAAAAAGAATTATTCTACAACCATCAATGCTGCAGTAAGCAAAGTGTTGGGTGCATGGCACCAAAACTTCCAGCCCACACTGGATTGAATGCGAAAATTTTTGGATAGTGGCCAAGTGAGCAACGtgacctatttttttttttgtgatttggaGTTCTTATTCTCCTAGGAGAAGTACTACGCAGCTAGGGTTATTAACTTATGCATATAAAAGAGATTTGTATATGTATTGTGATGTGTGCGTGCCGCTGAAAGCCATAGAGAGCAGGTtgcatgaaaaagaaaaagaagaggggTGCTGCATAGAGTGAGTAGCCAAGTGTGTGATGCATCAAGCacagtgaagaaagaaaaattgtgtgtgtgagagcaaAGAAAACAAGGAGATTTCCTTTAGCCATGAGACATACTCAAGGGAAGATAAATTGTAGTTTTCTCTAGGGAgaggttttttgggttttacaaCCAAGGAAAGTTGTTGTATTCAAGTGAGTGAAGATCTCATGTGAGCTCACATAAATTCCTAGACATATAGGCATAATTGTAATTTGGTGTGGATCTCAAGTTAGACATAAACTTGAGAGgatattacctatcaaaaaagatAGTGAAATTGCTGCAACTCTGCGGATGTAGCCGAACCACATAAAATTTGTGTCTGTGTGATTGTATCTTTTGCgtaatttctttctctatttttggcatCTCACAAGTTCTAAGAATTAGGCTAAATTCCTAACACAAAGTCACAAAGAAAGGAAGACTGGAATAAATAATTATGCATCCAAAGTAGGAATAAAAGCAATGAACAGTTCTTCATCAGAACTGTGAGTCAACACTGAATTCAAAAGAATTTCCATCTTTCAAATCAAGCAACTAGTCTACTTATGTGTTTTCAGGAATATAACTTGTGCATGCATGCAATAACAAACCCTTGAACAGCAAAGAAAATTAAGGTCAGCAACATGCAGGATACATCTCAATCACACAGATACCCAGTTCATGCAGTATTAAAATGTTAGCAAACATTCAAGGTTGCCAACCAATAGAACTAATTTGCAGAACAAAATCAGAacgttttgttccttttttttggttggtcaCATATAAAAATTTGAGCCATCAATTTTCTTCAATAACATACTGCTAGCACCATAAGAAAAccaaatttataacaaaataggTATGTTACAAGCATATCATAAAAAGTAAACCGAGAAAATAGATAGCAAACACTGCAAAGGAAAACTAGACATATAGAAGCAACGTAGTACTTGATGGCATCTTCATGTTTTGAATCCGGATGTTTCTGAAAgaacttttttatataaacgTCCTCTGGGAGACTGATCCTCTTCACTTTCCCATCAGCATGAGGAAATGTTGCAGGTGGTGCACTGCACATAAGTTAGCAACATAATCAAAATGCTATTTTCATCAGTAATTTACACAAGCACCCAGTGGGTCTTGAACCTATGATGTCACTCGCCACTTTCCTCTTGCAAGGGAaggaggtgccatttgagctagagcccATTGGCGCAACATATTCAAAGCATTAACATTTATGAATAAGAGCTTAAACAGATTCTTAATATGGGCATCACAGGcatcaaaatcataattttgataataataGATTAAGAATGCTGGAATTGAATGTATTCATTTGGAGAAAAGTTCACACTTTTGACATACTTTATTCACAACTATATTTCTTTTGCGGTGAaccaaattgttctttatcatcaaactaaaacATCCATTGCTTTTTGGTATAAGCAGAGTTCGAACCCTGGTCCCTTATTTGAGGGcaaaaaattttaccagttCAGCTAACtagtttattataatttatactaTTCAACccattactcaaaaaaaaaaaatccaaaaccaaagaAATAATGAAGAGACTTGACAAATCAATATAGAAATTGCAGAAATTGAAATTAGAATCAAGCAGAATTAAGACCATAACAAATTAAGCCTATTCTCTTAAACCCCACcacattttcaacaaaataatgatGATTAAGTAATACCCAGATGCGAAATGGGATTATAAACAGCACATATATACTgaatcatatataataataataataataaaaactacaaTTTGAGAAAACCCAGATAAAGGTAAGAACTAATAAGTTATAGAAtgcaatagagagagagagagagagagagagagagagaggcaaaacTGTTCCATGGCTTTGAGCCAGATAGGCTCGGACTTGGCCAAGCCCTTGACGAGCTTTCTGGTGCGAGTAAGCAAATCTCCTTTGAGGAACGACATGGCTTTGCTGATCTCTGTCTTCCTGGTATTGTGCACTACCTTGGTTTTTTATGTTTGTGTTGTCTGGGACTGAGAAATTTATATGTGGGCTGGACTCGGGAGAAGTTCAAAAACATGTATGGGCTGGACTCAAAATCAACAagactgtgtgtgtgtgtgtgtgtgtgtgtgtgtgtgtgtgtttttttggtttaaactatcggtaaaaatattattttcgtccctacattttcatcATATTCTTACTTTGGTCATTATCTTTTACTTCTACCGTTTTTAGtctctatttaaaaaaacacgttccattttagtccctaccatACTCTCTTTAACGAAAATATCCTACATAGCTAACAGATTGCATTGTTGGCACTGAAAATGCCTATgtggaaattaaaataataataaaatattttaattaacataaaaaaGTCCATAAcagcatttaaataaataaataaacacaacagaaaaaaaataataacaaaattctcaatttctattttaaaaaaaagataattaaattaatttttatattcctctcattcatttttttggaagaacatcatcatgttctttgtgttcttccccAAAACATGACTCATATTCTTAGCAAATTAAaccatattttcttcttttttctttatctttcttttcttttcttttcatgtattttcttggcaaccaaacccgaaaaaatttcattcacaaacccataaaattttCACACACTAAAAAAACTTCAAACCTCAACACTACCTTATCAAAATAGTTCATTGCCtcctaaaatattcttaaaccttcccctctctctcttccaaaactctCACAACTTTTTCTAAGTCCATGGCCGGCCTCCTTCGCTCATCATTACTgctgccaccaccacaactgacagtggttcttttttttctttctctgacCGACCCACTCTCTCTATCTCATGATTTGCTCAAACTCAAAACCAAATGGCCCaaactctctctatctctcgattctctctctcatggatCATTGTCTCTATCTCCCAGATTAGTAAGTCTTTCTCTTTCCTTCCTCTATCTCTTAGCTCAGTGGTGtatgttgatttttgggtttgtggt
The sequence above is drawn from the Quercus robur chromosome 7, dhQueRobu3.1, whole genome shotgun sequence genome and encodes:
- the LOC126693615 gene encoding uncharacterized protein LOC126693615; the protein is MSFLKGDLLTRTRKLVKGLAKSEPIWLKAMEHAPPATFPHADGKVKRISLPEDVYIKKFFQKHPDSKHEDAIKICGFDPPPARIFGLRVLDLKEQGVSEEEAMAVADMEYRAEKKAKKKAYSRLKQIARLQGKKPPPNPYPSAIKEIQAEERKYVRDRFFNPKILEIVQKLKEEKAAQAQDRFRGGGW
- the LOC126693614 gene encoding protein GAST1; the protein is MAVKLCLIMFSVVITMLHLLVENHAAIITEAPTPQPHQISPFPMHGVTQGSLQPQECSPRCTQRCSKTAFKKPCMFFCQKCCAKCLCVPPGTYGNKEFCPCYNNWKTKRGGPKCP